Part of the Metarhizium brunneum chromosome 6, complete sequence genome is shown below.
CTATTACTTGTACCTGGCCGCTTGCCCTTCTCGCGCCCGTCTTCTGCACCACGTCCCATCCTCTCGTTCAATGTCCGGTTGCATGTGCTGACTCCTGCGTCAATCGACGTCGCCTCTGAACAGTTCTGTCTTTTATGTCCCACTTCTCCGCTGGCGCAAAGAccccatcgccatcatcctcgCCCCCCAACGACCTCTCCGTGAGcctcaagaagaagcagcaccaCGTTTCCGACCCTTTCCCTCAACTAGATCGCAACATCGACGCTGTACGCCGACCCGTCACGCCGCCATCACGGCCGGACTATGGAACCCCGCCAGAAGGCTCTCCAAACGACACTCCTCCCCGACGTCAGCGCAGTTCATCGCGACCACTGTCCATGGTTCAGACCTACCAGCCGCCCGTCATGGACATTAACGAAGACACTATTCCTGAGCTCCAGCCCATCTTCACACTTCTCAATAGCCACTCCAACAAACTGTATCAGGAAGGATACTTTTTGAAACTCGACGACCAAAACACACGTACGGGAACACACCTCCCCTCTCCGCCCCCCCAAGCCCAACAGCCTTTCTCTCACCAACACACTGGACAGGCTTGGTGGCGCCAAGACCAGAACGGTTGACTAACTAATTGTTGCACAGAGGGCAAACCGAATACGGACCGAACATGGACCGAATGTTTTGCACAGCTTGTCGGCACAGTCTTGTCGTTGTGGGATGCCGCCGAACTTGATGCggccggcgaggacggcgaggtcCTGCCAAAGTTTATCAATCTCACGGATGCTTCAATCAAGATGGTACGTTGGCCTCGGTCGTGGGAATGCCCAAATTTCAAGCCCATTCCGACCACCTATTCGTCTAACATGTACGCTGCGGTATAGATCGAATCACTCCCTACTCGTTCCAACGATGAGCAGCCGTTACAAAACATTTTGAGCATATCTACTGCGGGCAGAAATCGATATCTTCTCCACTTCAACTCACACCACTCTCTGATTCAGTGGACGGCAGGAATCCGTCTTGCCATGTTCGAGCACTCAACCTTACAGGAGGCTTACACCGGCGCCTTGATTGCGGCCAAGGGAAAATCACTGAACAATATCAATGTGATCATGGAGAGATCACGCATGAAGTCAGAGCAGTGGGTCAGAGTTCGCTTCGGTGCCGGTGTGCCGTGGCGTCGCTGCTGGTGTGTTACTTCCCCCCCGGATGAGAAGGAATACCAGAAGCAACAGAAAGAACTCAAGAAGAGGTCTGCCTATGACCGGTCTCACGCCCCTGTTCTCAAGGGAGATATCAAATTCTATGATTCCAGAAAGGACgggaaaaagcaaaagaagGCTCAACCAATTGCCACCATTACTGATGCATACTCTGCCTATGCGATTTACCCCCAGGCAAAATCTTTGATTGACGCTTCAACACTGCTCAAGATTGAAGGCCGTGTTACCGTCCACTCTGATCCGCCTTCATCTACTGAaggcttcatcttcatcatgccCGAGGTTCATCCGGCTGTCAGCGGCTTTGAGATGCTGCTTCGTTTCTTATTCCCTACGTGGGACTCTTTTGGTCTGTATGGCAGACCCGGCAGATTGGTTGCAAGCGTTCTTGACCCGCGATCGCTCATGTTTGCCATGCCCAAACACAAGCGCTACGGATATCTTGAGATACTCGATGTTTCGACGCTGATTCTCGACGAAGGCAGTACGTCATGGTCAGAACGAGAGTGGCGCAAGCGACTAAAGGACGCTACCGGGACACGAATGAATGCACTGGAAGACGGTTCTAGATCCCATTCTCGTAGTGCGAGTCGTTCCAGTGCAAGACTTAGCTTTGGCAGTGGAGGTAGACCCAAGGTTGGGTttgctgatgatggcaactTGGTATGCCTTAAATCTCATGCACCGTCATTAGCGCGCATCGTTACCCCTGCTTCTACGGGTCTTTCATACTAACATAGGCAAGCAGCTGCAGCCGGGTCGTGAGCCTCACCATTTGCGTAACGTATCAGATCCAAATCTGGGTGGTGCGCAACGACATGatgctggagctggcggctcaccaccacggcaCCAGCCCCCCCTTCGTGGAGGCCCTCCCGGTCAAATGATTCACGAGCCTGCGAGCTCTGACGAAGAGCTAGGCGCATCTCCGCCCCCTCCAATGCACAATCTGGAAGCCATGAGAAGTCTCCAGACTCCTGAGCCGGTTTCAAGCCCTCCAGCCTTCAGTCATGGACCGCAAGCTAGACCGACCAGCAATCCGTATCACTCCCCTGAGCTCCGACGAGCGAATAGTCGGCTTTCAAGCTCGACACTTGCCCAGATGGCCACGGCTGGTGGCATGGAAACCGACTCGCAGGGTGGTCGTTCACCAGCCAACTACAGAGATGGTGAGGATGGTGCGCTCTACGGACCCGCGGGATACTCGCATGACCATTCACTAGGAACTTACGCTAATTCTGGAACCCCTGATGCAGCCCCGAACCCaggaggccaaggacaaCTACCTGCCACGAACCTGCCTGGCCCAACCCTTCCAAACCTTGAGATTCCGAACCATCGATCAAGGGGCCCCGTGGGACCCATGGGGCCTCCCGGTCCCCACGGCCAGAATCCCAATTCACGTCCTGGCACCTCGGAAGGACGTCGATCGCCCTATCCTCCAGGATCAGGCCCGTCGCGATCACCTAATCCTCCGCAGCAAGGCTTCCGACCAGACCAAGCTCGATCTCCTCATGGTCCCCCAGGACCGCCTGGGCCTTATGGGCGCGGGCGACCCCCTCCAGGTCAAGGACCCCCAAACGGACCCCCTGGCCAGTATGGTAATTATCGACCTGCACCAGGCGGGCCGCCACCGCCTGGTGGCCCCGGGGGTGGTCGGGGCGGCCCTCCCGGCAATCCCCATCGAAAACCAGTCCCACGACAAACCAACAGCATCACTCCTGATCACATCATTGATCACTATACCTCCGACCCGTATGGCGGCCCTGTACCTGGATATGATTCAAGGCCAGTCCCGCCCTCACACAACCAAGGCCTCGGATTTGACGGTTCAAATGGAAACCGCGACGAAGATCGACCTCGTGCTGGCGTGTTGAAGACTGTAGGGGGTGGAGAGCCTCCGTTGCAGAAGAATTCGGAATTCAATATCCCAGACGTCAATTTTGGCCCTACTGTTAATTATGGTGCGTCGGCGGTGCCGCGAAAACAAGTCCCAGGACCTGTCGAACCTTCAATGCGCAGTCAACCGCCAGGCTACTACTCCCCGGAGCCTAATCCGAATGTTCACGCGCCTCGGTCAGGTCATGGGAGACAGGAACCCGTGGAACCTGGCCAAAGAACTATGGCCTGGCAGCCCGCGGGTACCTATACTACATCGGGAtcaggagcaggagcaggagcaagAGCGATGACACCAGAACAGTACGTCCAACATCGAGCCGCAGCAAACTCGCCACAGTACGGCGGTAATCTCGGATTTGGAGGACCTGGGGCTATGGGTGTCAGGAACCCTAGCCCTCAACCTCCATATCCAGGCGCTGGACGCGGAGCCAGTGGCCCGCCTCCACCTCTTCATGGAGGCCCCGGAGGCAATCCTTCTCGACCTCTCGGCCCTCCGTCATCTGGCTTACCTCCACAGGGACAATACAACCACAATCAGGGTCAAGTCCCTAGTCATGCTCCATACCAGGGCCAGGCCTTTTAAGCTGGCCAGTATCGCCGAGCTGAAATGAAGAAAGAGATGACCGAATAACGAATGTTGCATGAGCAGGCTGCTGGGCCTTTTCTTTGTTTGGCAGTGACTGCTTTATCCAGTGTGTTACATAAAATTAATGGGCGACACGAAACGCGCCATTGGATGCATATCACAAGACGGGCGTTTTTCTTTGTTCACGAATTTGGAGGATTGGGTCGATTTTAGCATTGGCAACAATGCAAACTAGCGCGTTGGGAAAAGGCGTATACCATGTTCCGGCCTGTTTATCGGGGCTGATACTGTACTCTTTGTTTCTATAGCTTTACTATTCTCTGTCTATTCTTGGTTTGACGTGGAGGACCTTGATTAAAGTTGAAGGATTTGCTAGACTGACATGGCGAAATCGGCAGCCTCCGTTTTGTCACCGTTCTTCCATGATTAGGAACAAAAAATAGAAGGGGAAGGGAGAATATGGTGTTGTTGTTAACAGAGCCCAAATAACCTAACCGGGGGGGTCTGGAGGACCAAAAGCTGGCATTCATTAGGCATCTCTTATCTCATTTTCATAGAACCTACTTGGAATAGACGTTGACCCGGGAGGACTTTTCCGGATACCAAAAAAATGgagaaaaataagaaaaggAGGGTGGCACGAGTGTAGGAGTGAATTCTAATGGTTGGCTATGACCACATCctgttgaagatgttgatgTCCATACGTATGTACTGCGTTGGATGATGTGAAAGCAATTAGCTCGGGGTATTGGTCATGACGAAATGCCACCTTGTGGGCGTATCTTGAGTAGAAAACCCAGAGATGCTCTGTCAGAGCTCTCCGGCCAGATGAACGAATAGTTGACATGCAAAACACCCAACCGATGCAACTTGGGCACATGGATTGGCCACGACTTGGtgacggccaggccaggctggGATATGGATGGGTCCATGTCAGGCGAGTCTGGTCGTCTGGTATGTGTGGAGGGGGTCCGAACCGCCAATCGCCACTGCCTGGTGCTTCCGAGTTGGGGCATGCCGCGGTCACACCCCGGCGAGTACGAGTACTTGAGTATGTATGTTGCTGAGGGCTCGTCTCGTGCCGCCGCGGGACGGGGAGCGTGACCCGAGTCCGCATGGGGGAGGTTTTGTTAGGGCCTCGAGGAAGGAAGGGTTGACCGAAGGACCAGAACGGGCACTTGACCTgttggttggttggctgTAGTACATTGGATTCTGGgatgatacggagtacatacgtagTTGACTCCATTCGAGGTGGTTTGTGGCCCGAATTACAGGTTGGAGGAATGTCCTCCAAGGCGTCTTCGTCTGGTCCTCCCTTGGGGTGGCATTGGACTCAAGTCAAGTCATTGTGATGGTGTTTCCATTTATACATATGTTTTGTGCCTGGCTGGCCAGGGGCTGGTGACCGGATCGGAGCTTGATGTTTTTTGGACGCTGGTTGCCGCAGATGCGTCTAGTCGCTCCTTCCACTTCGAGTCCCCCGCTATGGGGTCTGTCGACGGGTGGTTGCCCTGGCGGACCAGGTCGACCCCGCCAAGCCAAAGGCAACAGTCCTAAGGTTGAGAGCCCAGCTATGGCAGCCTGTCACAAGTCCAACGCGTTGGTAACGTCCGGCATTGATGATCCCTGCTTTTCAACATTTCTCCCCCCATGTAGGCATATCGACTGCTACGATTTTCTTCGTtttgcttttcttcttttgtccCTTTTCGCCTTGCTCCGATCCAgctgcctcttttttttcctgacGAAAACTAGTGCCTGGCCATGCAGAGTTCTGTCGTTATTCTCTCTCGCAACGACGACCATACGTATTCCCTACGCCTGTAGTGGCCGATTCCCTCGCCTGTTCGACAACGGGCACTGTTGCATCTTGCCctgcgacgtcgacgtctcACAGAGTTGAGCTTGcggctgccatcttcacattgcctcgccgccggctgcACAACCCTACACAGCCCGATTTCCACGCCtcaaacaaaaaaaaagttgacgCTGCTTTTGCCGCCGGGTCCCGAGTAGGGTCGCTTCCAATGGACGGCGATGAGCCTACACAAGGTATGGTTGACCCGAGTTAATCGGAGACCTATCCGGGTTCTAGAAGGGAGCATATCTTTGGCTGACAGCTTgacctcttcttctgtttTCCAGCGACCCAAAATGTCCTCGATCCGCGACGCATAGGGAAGCAGAACTCTGGCTTCTCCGACGAAGACGTTTCTGACATCATTTGCGTCCTGTACCCGCACTCCGAGTCGGCACGAGAAGAAGTCCAGAGACTAGCTAAAGAAGACTCTCCGTATATTATTGGCAAGAACGAGGCGGATGATGTCGAGCCAGACTATGAATTGGAGGATCATGCGAGCCGGTTCGAGTCGCATCCTGTCAGCCACGGGAACTACGCCATCATCTTGAGGCTTTCGTCTCCCGTCAAGAGCCCCTCTTCTGGATTCGCTTTTGGCAGAAACAGTGCTAGGTGTGATATTGTTTTTGTCAACGATCCCTTGCGCCGGATTAGCAATGTCCATTTCCGCATCTATGTCAACGAGTATGGAAGTGTCATGATTGAGGACCAATCAACCAACGGCACTTTTGTCGATAGACAACTCCTTACGCGTCaccccaaggacaagtcggCACCGGCAAACAAGTGGGTGCTGGGTTCTGGGAATCTCATC
Proteins encoded:
- the SKG3 gene encoding Protein SKG3 → MSHFSAGAKTPSPSSSPPNDLSVSLKKKQHHVSDPFPQLDRNIDAVRRPVTPPSRPDYGTPPEGSPNDTPPRRQRSSSRPLSMVQTYQPPVMDINEDTIPELQPIFTLLNSHSNKLYQEGYFLKLDDQNTQGKPNTDRTWTECFAQLVGTVLSLWDAAELDAAGEDGEVLPKFINLTDASIKMIESLPTRSNDEQPLQNILSISTAGRNRYLLHFNSHHSLIQWTAGIRLAMFEHSTLQEAYTGALIAAKGKSLNNINVIMERSRMKSEQWVRVRFGAGVPWRRCWCVTSPPDEKEYQKQQKELKKRSAYDRSHAPVLKGDIKFYDSRKDGKKQKKAQPIATITDAYSAYAIYPQAKSLIDASTLLKIEGRVTVHSDPPSSTEGFIFIMPEVHPAVSGFEMLLRFLFPTWDSFGLYGRPGRLVASVLDPRSLMFAMPKHKRYGYLEILDVSTLILDEGSTSWSEREWRKRLKDATGTRMNALEDGSRSHSRSASRSSARLSFGSGGRPKVGFADDGNLLQPGREPHHLRNVSDPNLGGAQRHDAGAGGSPPRHQPPLRGGPPGQMIHEPASSDEELGASPPPPMHNLEAMRSLQTPEPVSSPPAFSHGPQARPTSNPYHSPELRRANSRLSSSTLAQMATAGGMETDSQGGRSPANYRDGEDGALYGPAGYSHDHSLGTYANSGTPDAAPNPGGQGQLPATNLPGPTLPNLEIPNHRSRGPVGPMGPPGPHGQNPNSRPGTSEGRRSPYPPGSGPSRSPNPPQQGFRPDQARSPHGPPGPPGPYGRGRPPPGQGPPNGPPGQYGNYRPAPGGPPPPGGPGGGRGGPPGNPHRKPVPRQTNSITPDHIIDHYTSDPYGGPVPGYDSRPVPPSHNQGLGFDGSNGNRDEDRPRAGVLKTVGGGEPPLQKNSEFNIPDVNFGPTVNYGASAVPRKQVPGPVEPSMRSQPPGYYSPEPNPNVHAPRSGHGRQEPVEPGQRTMAWQPAGTYTTSGSGAGAGARAMTPEQYVQHRAAANSPQYGGNLGFGGPGAMGVRNPSPQPPYPGAGRGASGPPPPLHGGPGGNPSRPLGPPSSGLPPQGQYNHNQGQVPSHAPYQGQAF